A stretch of DNA from Coriobacteriia bacterium:
GCGACGCTGTTGCGCACGCGCTCGCCGCTGGTCGGGGCGCTCGAGGACGTGACTTACCACTCGGACGGCGTGGCCGTCGACGACGGCGACATCCTGTTGCTGTACACCGACGGGCTCGTGGAGGTGCATCGCGGTCCCGAGATGTACGGCGACGCGCGACTATGCGCCCGGGTGGCGAGCCTGGGCGGGACCGCCGTGGAGGACGTGCCCCACGCCGTCTTCATGGATGCGTCCGCGTGGGCGGGGGGCGCCATGCGCGACGACGTGGCGCTCCTCGCGGTCACTCTGGACCGGGAGCACGGCGGGCCGACGATTGCGCAGAGCCAGCTGCCCCTGGACATCGCCTGACCGCCGTCATGCCTGACCGCCACCCTCGTCGGCTGTGGACGCCGCGTGCTCGCTGCGGCAGGATACGGTGAACGTCACGGGCGGTCCTACAGGGGGGCCGCTTCCGGCTAGGTTGCGAAGGAGCGTAAGCGATGCGGATCATCGTGCTGGGAGGCGGTCCCGGCGGCTACTCGGCTGCCTTCGAGGCGGCGCGCCTCGGCGCGCGGGTCACACTGATCGAGAAGGACCGCCTCGGCGGCACGTGCTTGATATGGGGGTGCATCCCGACCAAGACGATCCTGCGGACCGCGCGCATCGTGCTCGACACGACGAACGCCGAGGAGTTCGGCCTCGACGCCGAGCGGGCCTCGCTCGACCTGCCACGACTGCGCGAGCGCAAGGAGGGCGTGGTCGACGAGCTCGTCGGGCAGCTGGACTCCACGGCGCGGCGCCTCAAGGTCGAGGTGGTGCGCGGCGTCGGCCGGCTGACCGGGCCCAAGTGCGTGGAGGTCGAGCTGGCCGAGGGCGGCACGGCCGCCTACGAGTGCGAGGCGCTCATCCTGGCCACGGGTTCCGTGCCGTTGAAGCTGCCCGCCATCGACCACACGATGCCCGGCGTGTGGACGTCGGACGACGCCGTCGCCCTCGATGCGGTCCCCGAGCGGGTGCTGCTGATCGGCGGCGGGGTCATCGGCCTCGAGTTCGCCTGTGCCTACGCGGCCTTCGGTTCGAAGGTCACCGTCGTCGAGTTCATGCCGACGGTGCTGCCCGGCAACGACAAGCGCGTCACGCGTGCCGTTCAAGAGGCGCTCGAGCGGTTGGGTGTCGGATTCCGGCTCGGCCGCACGGTCGATTCGGTGGAGCGCCGCGGGAAGGCGATGCGCTCCACGCTGGACTCGGGCGAGGCGATCGAGAGCGACGTGGTCTTCTCCGCGGTCGGCCGCATGCCGAACTCGGCGGGGATGGGCTTCGCCGAGGCAGGCATCGGGATGGACCGGGCGGCCGTCAAGGCCGACGCGTACTTCCGCACCAACGTGCCCGGCGTCTATGCGATCGGAGATCTGATCGCCGGCATGATGCTCGCCCATGTCGCCGAGGAAGAGGGCGTGTGCGCGGCGCGGAACGCGGTCTCGGAAGCGCAGGCCGCCGAGGTGGGCGGGATACCGGAGCTGCACACGCTGGACTACTGGTGCATCCCGGCGTGCGTCTACACCTTCCCCGAGGTGGCCGTCATCGGTTCGTCGCGCGATTCGGCCAGGGAGCGCGGCTTGGACGCGATCCAGGCCGTGGCCAAGTTCGCCGCCAACGGCAAGGCGCTCGGCGAGGGCGAGGCAGAGGGGTTCGTACAGATGGTCGCCGAGAAGGGGACGGGGAGGATACTGGGCTGCCAGATCGTCGGCCCGCATGCCGTGGAGATCGTGCACGAGGTCTCGGTCGCCATGTCGGCCGGTGTGACGGTGGGCGGGCTGGCGCACGCGACGCACGCCCACCCCACGGTGAGCGAGGTCGTGAGGAACGCCGCCTCGGACGCGGCCGAGAAGTGCGGTCTGTGAAGGGACCGCCCGCGGGTGTGCCGGCGCCGCGCCGCCGACGCCCGGACGGCGGCTACTGCACCAGGTAGACCCGGTCGTGCTCGCGCACGTGCTCGCCGACCTTGATCCCGATGTCCTGGCCCTCGTGCGCCTCGGGCACCTGCTCGTGGTCGACCTCGATCGAGCCCACCTGCTGCTCGAAGTCGGTGGTGTGACCGATCACGCGGATGCGGTCGCCCTCGTGCAGCACGCCCTTGTCCATGTGGATCCCGGCGACCCCGATCCTCCCGTACCAGTGGGTCACGTGACCGATGAGCTCCTCGGGCATCTCTCTCACCTTCCCGCGGTCCTCGGGCCGCCCGGGCCCTTCAATCCGATGGATACCCGTTCCAACGCGGATCCGCGCTCTTCCCGCACATGACGTATTATGCCGCGCATGGCGCGTGAGAGGGGAACCCGAGCAGGGCGCGGGGCCGAGTGGCTGAAGCGCCCGGTGGCCGCGACGGGGCGGCACGACGCCGTCGCGGAGCTGCTGCGCGAGCTGCGGCTGAGCACGGTGTGCCGCTCCGCGCGCTGCCCGAACCGCGGCGAGTGCTACTCGGCCGGCACGGCGACGTTCCTGGTGCTGGGGGAGGCGTGCACGCGGGACTGCCGCTTCTGCGCCGTGTCGCCGGGGGCGCCGGAGCCGGCGGACGCCACCGAGCCGGGGCGGGTGGCGGAGGCGGCGCGGCGACTGGGGCTGGGGCACGTGGTGATCACGATGGTGACCCGCGACGACCTGCCCGACGGGGGGGCGGATCACGTGGCCGCGGTCGTCCGGGAGGTGCGCGCGGTCCTGCCGGACGCGACGGTCGAGGTGCTCGTGAGCGACCTCGGGGGCGACCTCGCGGCCGTTCGCGGCGTCGCCTCCGCCGGGCCCGACGTCTTCAATCACAACGTCGAGACCGTCCCGAGGCTGTACGCCACCGTGCGCCCCCGGGCGGACTACGCCCGGAGCCTGCGCATGCTGGAGACGGCGCGGGACGCGGCGCCGGGCACGCCGACCAAGTCGGGGCTCATGCTCGGACTCGGCGAGAGGCCCGAGGAGGTCCTCGGCGTGATGCGCGACCTGCGGAAGGCGGGCGTGACGATACTCACCCTGGGGCAGTACCTGCGCCCGAGCGCCCGGCACCTGCCGGTGGCGCGGTTCGTGCCGCCGGGGGAGTTCGCCGCGCACGCCGAGGCCGCGCGCGAGCTCGGGTTCGCGGCGGTCGCCTCGGCGCCCTACGTGCGATCCAGCTACCGGGCGGAGCGGCTGCTCGCGGACTGAGGGGCGAGCTCTCGCGGACCCCGCGCGGCCCCTGCGCCCGGCGCGATCGGCGCGGTCAGGCGCGCCTCAGCGCCTCCGCGAGCGTCTCGGGAAGCCCGACACCCCGCATCCGTCCGGCGACCGCCTCGACGTCGTAGCCGACGCGGTGCACGACCGCGCCCGCCCAGGTGGCCGTGTCGCCGACCCGGGCCGCGGCCGCATCCTCCGGAGCCGCGGCGCGCACGTCCTCCTCGCTCCCTAGGACGAGTCCCACCCACGCGGCCCACGGATCGCCGTCCCCGGGCTTCCCCACCGAACCCGAGCTGACGTAGTGGACGACGCCTCGTTCCGTGGCGAAGGACCGGTGGTAGGGGATGTGGACGTGCCCGACGCACACGACGTCCGCGCCCGCCCGCTCCGCGAGGCGCGCCAGCTGCTCCTCGGTCCGGTCGGGCAGCAGGTACTCGTTGATCTTCCGCGGGCTGCCGTGCGTGAGCAGCACTCGGGCGCCGCCCTCCTCCAGCCGCACGGAATCCGGCAGGCCGGCGAGCCAGCCTGCCCGCTCGTCGTCCACAGCGGCGACCGTGAACTCGTACGAAGCGGCGCCGTCGTCGCGCGCCTGCTGCGTGCCGTAGTAGCATCCACACGCGCCGAGCCGCCCGCCGATGCCCTCGTCGTAGTTGCCACGGATCGTCGGGATGCCCGAGGACCGGATGAGGTCGACGACCTCGTTCGGGTCCGGCCCGTACCCCACGAGGTCGCCGAGGCAGTACCGTTCGGAGACGCCGGCGGCGTCGATGTCGTCCAGCACCGCCTTCAGCGCGTCGAGGTTGGCATGCACGTCCGAGAAGAGCGCGATCAACCTCACGCCTCGGCCTCCGGATGAGGCCGAGGGACGAACAGCACCGGGACGGGCGAGCGCTCCGCGAGCCGTCTCGAGACGCTCCCCCTGAGCGCGCGCTCGACGCCGCGCACCTTCGGCGACACCACGAGCAGCGTCGCGCCGAACGCCTCCGCCTCGGCCAGAACGCCTTCGACCGGATCGCCCCGCCTCACGACGGCGTCCCACGGCGCACCGGCCTCATGGGAGGCGACCAGCGCATCCAGCCGCTCGCGAGCCGCAACGGCGGCACGCGCGTCCTCGGCGACGTGCACCACCCGCGCGCTCTCGACCGCGGGCAGCGAGGCCAGCACGGCGGGGACGCGCTCCGGCTCCTCCTCCAGGTCCATCGCCGCCAGCGGCCGGGCGAACGGCGTACCGCTGCCCAGCCTGCACCACACCTGCGCCTCCTGCACGACCCGGTCGACGAGAACGGGCACGTCGCCGGCGGCCGCCAGCCTCTCGGCCGTGCTGCCGAAGAGGCGCCTGGCGGCGGCGTTGCGGCCGAGCGAGGTGACCATCACGAGGCCGGCCTCCTCCTCGGCCGCCACGCGCTCGATCGTCTCCACCGCGTCGCCCTCCTCGAGGCGCCACGACGCGTCGAAGCCGCGTTCGCGGAGCCGGCGGGTCTCCTCGGCGAGCTCGGATCCGGCCCACTCCCGGATCGCCGGGATCGACCCGCCGGCCGTGTACAGGTCCAACTCGATCACGTGCAGCAGGACGACGCGCTCGAATGGCTGAGCGGGGGATGCGCACAAGCCCTCTATGACGAGCAGCCCGGCTTCGGACAGGTCGGTCGGAACGAGTACTCTCATAACGCGTCCCCCCTCGCCATGGCGGATACCTGCCGCCGCCCCACCCAACCTCTCGTCCGGTTGGCGATCCACACCAGCGAGAGCATGATCGGTACCTCCTCCAGCACCCCGACGACGGTGGCCAGTGCGGCCCCCGACGTCAGTCCGAACAGCGCGATCGCCACCGCGACGGCCAGCTCGAAGAAGTTCGACGCGCCCACGAAGCCGGCGGGAGCGGCGATCGGGTGGGGGAGGCGCCACAGCCACGCCCAGCCGTAGGCGACCGCGAAGATCAGGTAGGTCTGGATCGTGAGCGGGACGGCGATCAGCAGGATGTGCAGCGGGTTCGCAACGATCGTCTCGCCCTGGAAGACGAAGATCAGAACGAGCGTGAGCAGCAGCGCGGAGATGGTCACCGGCGCCAGCGCCGGCAGGAAACGGCCCTCGAACCACTGCATGCCCTTGCT
This window harbors:
- the lpdA gene encoding dihydrolipoyl dehydrogenase gives rise to the protein MRIIVLGGGPGGYSAAFEAARLGARVTLIEKDRLGGTCLIWGCIPTKTILRTARIVLDTTNAEEFGLDAERASLDLPRLRERKEGVVDELVGQLDSTARRLKVEVVRGVGRLTGPKCVEVELAEGGTAAYECEALILATGSVPLKLPAIDHTMPGVWTSDDAVALDAVPERVLLIGGGVIGLEFACAYAAFGSKVTVVEFMPTVLPGNDKRVTRAVQEALERLGVGFRLGRTVDSVERRGKAMRSTLDSGEAIESDVVFSAVGRMPNSAGMGFAEAGIGMDRAAVKADAYFRTNVPGVYAIGDLIAGMMLAHVAEEEGVCAARNAVSEAQAAEVGGIPELHTLDYWCIPACVYTFPEVAVIGSSRDSARERGLDAIQAVAKFAANGKALGEGEAEGFVQMVAEKGTGRILGCQIVGPHAVEIVHEVSVAMSAGVTVGGLAHATHAHPTVSEVVRNAASDAAEKCGL
- a CDS encoding translation elongation factor-like protein — protein: MPEELIGHVTHWYGRIGVAGIHMDKGVLHEGDRIRVIGHTTDFEQQVGSIEVDHEQVPEAHEGQDIGIKVGEHVREHDRVYLVQ
- the lipA gene encoding lipoyl synthase, translating into MARERGTRAGRGAEWLKRPVAATGRHDAVAELLRELRLSTVCRSARCPNRGECYSAGTATFLVLGEACTRDCRFCAVSPGAPEPADATEPGRVAEAARRLGLGHVVITMVTRDDLPDGGADHVAAVVREVRAVLPDATVEVLVSDLGGDLAAVRGVASAGPDVFNHNVETVPRLYATVRPRADYARSLRMLETARDAAPGTPTKSGLMLGLGERPEEVLGVMRDLRKAGVTILTLGQYLRPSARHLPVARFVPPGEFAAHAEAARELGFAAVASAPYVRSSYRAERLLAD
- a CDS encoding metallophosphoesterase family protein, with the protein product MRLIALFSDVHANLDALKAVLDDIDAAGVSERYCLGDLVGYGPDPNEVVDLIRSSGIPTIRGNYDEGIGGRLGACGCYYGTQQARDDGAASYEFTVAAVDDERAGWLAGLPDSVRLEEGGARVLLTHGSPRKINEYLLPDRTEEQLARLAERAGADVVCVGHVHIPYHRSFATERGVVHYVSSGSVGKPGDGDPWAAWVGLVLGSEEDVRAAAPEDAAAARVGDTATWAGAVVHRVGYDVEAVAGRMRGVGLPETLAEALRRA
- a CDS encoding universal stress protein, whose amino-acid sequence is MRVLVPTDLSEAGLLVIEGLCASPAQPFERVVLLHVIELDLYTAGGSIPAIREWAGSELAEETRRLRERGFDASWRLEEGDAVETIERVAAEEEAGLVMVTSLGRNAAARRLFGSTAERLAAAGDVPVLVDRVVQEAQVWCRLGSGTPFARPLAAMDLEEEPERVPAVLASLPAVESARVVHVAEDARAAVAARERLDALVASHEAGAPWDAVVRRGDPVEGVLAEAEAFGATLLVVSPKVRGVERALRGSVSRRLAERSPVPVLFVPRPHPEAEA